From Serratia fonticola:
GAAAGAGGGATAGGGCATGGCCGGGTAGAGCCGAGTGCCATCGCGCCTAATGCCTTTACGCAGGGCGTCGGCAAACTCTTGTAGATCGTAGGCACCGATGCCGGTGGTTTTGTCTGGAGTGATGTTGGTGGAATAGATCGCGCCAACCGGGGTGGTCATCTTCAGCCCACCGGCGAACGCCATGCCACCTGGCGCGGTATGGCAGGCGGCACAGTCACCGGCGCGGGCCAGATATTCGCCATGAGCGATTTGCCCGACCTGGTGGGTATCCTCGGCGGCCTGAGCGCTGGCGCTTAATACCAGCAAGGCCAGCAGCGAGAGGGTTAATCCTTTCATCGTCTTCTCCTTGCGTATCAGGCCTGAACCAACGGGCCGGGGTTGTTCAGATACTGATTACGGATCGCTTCCGCTGAATAATAGGCCAGCGCACCGACGATCCCGGTGGGGTTATAAGCCAGGTTCTGCGGGAAGGCGCAGGCACCGGTAACAAACACGTTGGGTACGTCCCAGCATTGCAGGTACTTGTTCACCACGCTGGTTTTTGGGTTGTCGCCGGTGATTGCCCCGCCGGTAGTGTGGGTGGATTGATACGGGCGCACGTCATAGTGCGAACCGCTGTCCATCACCGAAATCGCCATCTGCTTCGGCTCCATGGCTTTGGCGATGTTCGCCATCTTGCTGGTAATGTGCTGGGTCATCTTGATCTCGTTAGCCTTCCAGTCGAAGGTCATGCGCAGCAGCGGTAGCCCATAGGCGTCCCGATAGGTGGGATCGAGATCGAGATAGCAGTCGCGATAGGGCATCACCGAGCCTTCAGAGCCAATGCTCATCGAGTGCTGATAATTCTCTTTGATACCTTGTTTCCAGCCACTGCCCCAGGTGGGTGTCCCCGGCGGTAACGACATCTGCTGGATCGGCCGGCCACCGGTGCGGGTGGCGGAAATATAGGCGCCGCCGATAAAGCCCAGCGCGCCGTGATCGAAGTTTTCCGAGTTGAGATCGTCGATCACCGTGCCCGCAGCTCCGGCTCCGATAAACGGGTTGAAGTGGGTGTCCTTATCGTAAAACAGCGAAATGCCGCTATTCATCTGATAGGCGTAGTTCTTGCCAACGACCCCTTCGCCGGTGACGGGGTCATAAGGTTTACCGATGCCGGAGAGTAGTAGCAGACGCACGTTATGCAGTTGGAAGGCGCTGAGGATCACCAGGTCCGCCGGTTGTTCAATCTGTTGGCCTTGGGCGTCGACATAGGTGACACCGGTCGCCTTTTTGCCGCTGCTGTCCAGATTGACCTTGATGACCTGCGACTGGGTGCGCAATTCAAAGTTTTTCCGCTTCATCAGCACCGGCAGAATGGTGGTTTGCGGTGAGGCCTTGGAGTACATAAAGCAGCCGAAGCGCTCACAGTAACCGCAGTAGTTACAAGGGCCGAGTTGCACGCCGTAGGGATTGGTATAAGGCTCCGAGCAGTTGGCCGCTGGAATGCTGAACGGGTGATAGCCGAGCGACTCGGCCGCCTTGCCAAACAGCGAACCAGAATAGAGCTGCTTGAGGGGCGCAGTGGGATATTCGCTGGTGCGTGGCCCTTCGAACGGGTTGCCGCCTTTGACGATATTGCCTTGCAGGTTACCGGCCTTGCCAGAGGTACCACAGACCTTCTCGAACTTATCGAAGTAAGGCTCCAGCTCGGTGTAACTGAGAGGGTAATCCTGCAACAACATGCCTTCTGGCACCCATTTGTCGCCATACTTTTCCGTCACCGTGGTACGCATTTTCAGATCGGCGGGCAGGGCGCGCCAGTGCATGCCGTTCCAGTGGACGCCAGCACCGCCAACGCCGTTGCCGGGCAAAAAGGATCCAAGCTGACGATAAGGCACGGCGAAATCCGCTGGCGTATGGCGCACGGTGACGGTTTCGTGCGCCATCTCCTGCTCCAGTTTCAGGCGGATGCCATAGGTCAATTCGTCGGCAATCCGTGGATAGGCAAAATCAGGGTAGGTATCGCGTTGCTCACCGCGCTCCAGTGCCAATACGCTCAGTCCGGCTTCGGTCAGTTCCATGCCCATAATGGCACCGGTCCAGCCAAATCCGACAATCACCACGTCTACCGGTGGCTTTTTTATCGTGCTCATTTATGCATTCCTTTTGCTGGAGATACTGACCGGACCAAGGGGGTAAGCCTGATTAGGATGATCGACCCAGTCGGTGTAATCCGCCCGCGCACCAGGGAAGCCGATCAGTTTCCATGAGGCCATCGACTGATTACCGCCGTGCTGCGGATCGGCCAGATAACCCTCTTTGGTGTTTTGCAGCAGTTGGTTGAAAAAGGCTTTGCCGGGCAGGGTCTCGGAGTCCAGTTCACCTTTTTCCAACGCCGTTAGGAGCTGCTCTTGCTGGGCATGATCCAGATCCGCAAAGGCTTTCTGGTACTGCTGCTGGCAGTGCGCATTGAGGCCGCGAATGCCAATGCGGTAGGTATCACGCGGCGTCAGTTTGGACTGATAGCCTAATTCAGGGGCCGAAGGGACAAACGGCGGGTGCATATACCACAGGCCACCGTGGCCATAAGGCGTTTCCATTTGCTTATCGATAAAGATCGGCACGCCTTCTTCGACGGCCCCGGGGCCATTGCTATCGCTGGGGATCAGACGATCGCAGGCCGCCAACAGGAAGCGCCATTCATCGTTATTGAAATAAGCGGGAACATAGTGAGAGGAGACACCCGCCGCCGAGGCTGGTAGGGGCGTCATCGTCAGAACGCCGGTACCTCCAGCGGCTGCCAGCGGTATTAGTGCTAGCGTTTTCTTTAGAAAGTTCCGCCGAGGCGGTACTGGAGAGTGCTGTCGAGACATAATTCCACCTTGAATTACCCGTCGTCTTTCAAGCTGCAGCGTTGTTAACTGCACTATCACACCCCAGTCACTTACTAAGTGTAAGCTCTTGGGGATGAGATAGTTTGTCGCCTAGCTGCAGCTTGAAATCCATAGGGTACCTGCTTCACAGAAATGCCCGCGTGGCCGCTGTCTTGGGCCGTAAAAACGGGCAGAGGGAGTTGCTATTCCATGACCAATAATGATTAGCAAGCTACTGGTATGGTGATTCAAGTTTACGTCTTGGCAGTTAAAACAAACAATAAAGCATCTGTTTCAAAACATTTTCTTCACATTGTTTTTGATTTAGATCATTTCATTAACAATTTGCCTTGACTAAAGCCCCTAACGGGCGGTTGATGATTGGTCTAGTCGCTGGGGTTAATTGGTCTGTATGCTGCGATCTGGCATCGGTATATGCTGTTGCGGAGAACCTACTTTTGCTGCAACCAGACGGAATACTTTTATGGCGATAAATCAATATGGTCAGCCGGTGGGCGAACCCTTGGTGCAATGGCATGCCTTGCCACGGCCGCAGGAGGTGACGCTGACGGGCAAATTTTGCCGCCTCGCGATGTTGGACGCCGAGCGGGACTTTGCCGCGCTGTTTGCGGCTTACCAGCTCGCGCCAGATGGCCGAGACTGGACATACCTGATGAGGGAGCGGCCGGATAGCCCGCAGGAACTGCGTGCGCATCTGGAAAACCTGCAGGCCAACCCGGCGTTGGTGAATCTGGTGGTGTTCGATTTAGCCACCGATCTGCCCGTCGGTACGGTGGCCTTTATGCGGATTGAAGAGGCTAGCGGCGTGTTGGAAATTGGCCACGTCTGCTGGTCGCCACTGATGAAGCAGCGCTCCTGCGCCACCGAGGCGATTTACCTGATGCTGCGCCACACCTTTGATGAGTTGGGTTACCGCCGCTGCGAATGGAAATGCGATAGCCTGAATGCGCCTTCCAGGCAGGCAGCGCAACGCTTTGGTTTCCAATATGAAGGGCGTTTTATGCAGGCATTGGTTACCAAGGGCCGCAACCGGGATACCGACTGGTTCGCCATGATCGACCAATACTGGCCGCAGATGCGTAGTGCGTTCGAAGGTTGGCTGGCTGACGAGAACTTTGGCTCTGATGGCCAGCAGATACAGCGTTTGCAGGCGTTTATGCCGCCAAACAGCTAACCGACTCATTTCTTCGTAGGGGCGCTGCATGCTGCGCCCGCTTTGTCGAGTGCCACGTCCGTTGATATATCGGGGCGAACATGTTCGCCCCCTACATATTCAGCAACGGTGTCTCGTTAATTACTGCTCGGTCAGCGCCGCTTTATTTCTTACCTGTTTAGCCTCGAAGCGTGAAATCCACCACCAGGCCAGCGCCGAGAACACGGCGGTCATACAGACGTTGATAAAGAAGGCCTTCATCAGATCGACACCCGGCGGGAATGCCGACGCTGTCATGCTGACCACAAAGATGGTGATCAGCACCGAAACCACACCCATCCCGAATTTACGCGACCCCATGCGGAACTCGCGCGGCGTATCGTCATGCTTCCAGCGGAACACGAAGTAGGCCACCATGATAAAGATTGGTGGCAGCATCGCCGTCCCCGCCGTCAGGTTAATCGCGGTGTTCATCATCTGCTGTACCGATTCGGAACCAAAGCCGTTAACCACCAACATCACGAACACGAAGGCAAATTGCCACCATGCAGCACGTACCGGAACGCCATGCCTGTTCAGCTCGGTGGTTTTCTGGCCGTAAACGCCTTTCGGGATCTCGGAGAAGTGGATCTTCACCGGCGCGGAGGTCCACATCATCATCGAACCAAAAATGGCGATGAATAGCACGATACCCACCAGGCGGCCCACCAGCGTTTCGGAAATGCCGAAGTACTTGGCCATCCCGGTGAAGATTTCCACCATGCCGCCCGCATAGGTCAGGTTTTCACGCGCGACAAACACGTTAACCAACAGGGAACCGACGGCATACATCCCACCGATCACCGCACCGGCAATGATAATCACCTTGATAAACGACTTCTGGCCCCCTTTGACGTCATTGAGGTAGGCCGCCGCCGTTTCCGCACCGCCAGCCGCCTGGAAAATCCAACACATGATACCTAACGTTGCCCAGTTCACCGTCGGCGTCATCGCCTCCAGCGTGATAGGCTGCGCCGGGACGTGATCGCCGCTCAGCGCCATTAGTGCGCCCAACACGTAAATTGCAAACAGGGCGAATACCCCATAGGCGACGACTTCGGCAATCTTGCCCAACCAACTGGCACCCTTGGTGGAAATATGGGTGGTGGCGGCAAACAGTACGATCGAGATGATCGATACCATCACCGGGGAAAAGGCGTATTCGCGGCCCATAATGGCGTACGATGCATAGGCAATCACGTTAGGCAGCAATGATACAAACCAGAACAGGTTGACGAACCAATACAGGAACGACCCCATATAGGCTGCTCGGGTGCCCAGAGGCTGTTTTAGCCAGTCGTACATTCCCGACTCGGAGTTCTTATTGGCGGACACAAACTCCGCGATAATAAACACAAAGGGAATGAAGTAGACCAGGGTCGCAAACAAAAATACCGGGGCTGAACTCAAGCCCAGCTCAATGTTGTTGTTGACGATATTGCGTACGTTGAACACCGCCGCAAAGGTCATCGACAACAGGGCAAACTTGCCAATCGTGCCACGTAAAGAATCGGACATAGCGTCCTCCGATGAACGACATCAATGATGAACTCAATCTGGATGGTGCGGGAATGATTTCCCGCCCGGTTCGCTTCATAATCAGCAGGATCACTTGTTCAACATGTAGCCATCCTCAATGGTGACCCGCAGCACCACTTTTCTTACCCGGTTGTCGCCGTGGAAGCGGTAGGCTTCCTGGTTGTCAAAAATCGCCAGTTGCCCGGCACGTAATTCACAGGTTTGCCCGGTGCCTTCCAGGTATTCGCTGTCGGTTTCATCGCGGTAGGCCTCAACGGGGGAGAGGGCGGATTTCTGCGCGAACTCCACCGTTTCACCGCCCTCGAGGTAGTAATGGATGGTGAAATAGCGACGGTTGCCTACAAAGGTCGCGTGATTGCGGTTGACGCCGTCTTCAATCATATAGACCAGCGTGTCACCGATGGAGTGCATCACGCCGTCTTTGATATTGGCAATGTTCTCAATGGCTTCCACACAACGGTTCCATTTGCGGCCGTCCCGGTAAACCACTTTGAATTGTTCCAGGTTGTCTAATACGTGCATGGATCAGGCCTCGTTGGTGGTTGGAGTGAAGAAGTCATTGGCAAAGTCATGGTTGGTCAGCGCTTGGGCGCTGACGTCACCGGCTTGCAGCGGTATCAGGGTCAGGCCATAGCGGAATGGCGCCATGTAAACCCGGTAGGAGTCGAGGACTTCGCTGCCCCAGGAGTTGGAACCCAGGCCCATCACCTGGTGGTCAAGGTTGAGGGTGATATAACCGCTCGGTTGCAGCTCATTGGTGTGCTGCGCCTGATGCAGGTTCTGGCTGGTGTACTCCCAGGCGCTGAAGTTGATCGGTTGCTGCGGTTTGACCAGCAGGCCGGTACCGTGGCGATTGGTGAGCGCGGCCCAGCGCACATGCTGGCGGTTACCGTTATTTTGTGGGAACGGATAGTGCTCGAACATCTCGGCCACCGTGGTCTGGTAGATATCGATCAGGTTGGCCTGCTGGCTGTCCTGATAGTTTTCTTCCGGGCCGCGGCCATAGTAGTTCACCCGATCAAAGCCGCCGTTGATGCCCATATCCAGCCCGATGGCCGGGATCACGTACGGGTAATCGCCATAACGCTCACCGCTGAGCTCCACGTTGAGCTGGCCTTCGGCATTGATCTGGTAGCGGTAGCAACAGCGCATGCCGAAGTCGAAGACCGGCGGGGCGATGATGCTGGTGACGGTGATCTCAACGCGGCCATCGGCCTGAACGACGTCCAATGTACGGAAGTGCTCCTGCATGATTTGCAGATGAGCGGGTTCCCACAGGCCCTGATACTCCTGTTTATGGTTATCGATCATCGGTTTGAAGAAGCTTAGCGCCGGAGCAGAGGCGATAATCTCTTCCCCGTTGCTCATCCAGGAGGTCAGCTTGCCGTTCACCTTGGAGAAGGTCAGCCTAAAGTCCTGGCCGCAGATGCAGTAGGCCAGACGGCTTTCTGCTACCCGTAGTGGCAGGGCGTTGAGGTTGGTATAGACTTCTGCCTGCGCAGTATTCTCTTTGAGTTGGAACTGGTACACCGCGATTTCGTGATTAGCCGGGCTGTACAGCGTGCTGGAGTTCTTGCGTACGGTGAAGTTCACAAAGGCTTCGCGCTCATCCAGTTCAGGCAGCTCGAGGTGGATTTCCCGTGAGGAGTTGGCCGCCAGATCTTTCAACCGCAGAGGCAGCGATGCCAGCGTTTCCCCTTCTGCGCGGATCTCGGCGGTGAGGGTGTAATCATCCAGATTGGTAAACCACAGCTTGTTCTCAACCAGGAAGGTGCCAAGGCGTGACTCAAGCGCGCGGATCTTCACCGGCGCGATAACCTGCTTGTACTCCTTCAGGCCCGGCCCTGGGGTTTGATCCGGGAAGATCAGCCCGTCCATGCAGAAGTTGTAGTTGTTCGGATAGTCGCCGAAGTCGCCGCCGTATTTGTAAAATGCCTGGCCTTGCTCGTCGTGCGCCAGGATGCCGTGATCGCACCACTCCCAAACGTAGTGGCCCTGAATATGATCGTGCTGGTAAAACACGTTCTGGTATTCCGTCAGGCCGCCGGGGCCATTCCCCATGGCGTGCGCGTATTCACAGATGATGCGTGGTTTGGCGTGCGGATGTTCACCAAACTCATTCATCAACGGCGCGCGGGTATACATGGTGGAGATGATATCCACCACCTCGGCGTCGCGGTCTTCTTCGTAGTGCACCAGTCGTGTATCGTCGATGGCCTTGGTAGCGTGGTACATCGCGTGGATGTTGCAGCCGTAGCCGGACTCATTGCCCAGCGACCACATCACGATTGACGGATGATTCTTCTGCGCGTGAACGTGGCGCACGATGCGATCGACGAATACCGTTTCCCAGGCCGGATCGTTGGTGATGCGGCTCAGATCGCCCACGTTGGCAAAACCATGGGTTTCGACGTCGGTTTCGGCCATCACGAACAGCCCGTAAATGTCGCAGAGCTCATAAAAGCGCGGGTCGTTAGGGTAATGGGCGGTACGTACCGAGTTGATATTGTGCTGCTTCATCAGGATCAGATCTTTTTCGACGCGATCCATGCCTACCGCACGGCCTTTCAGATGGTCGTTATCATGGCGGTTGACGCCGTGCAGCATCACATACTGGTTGTTGATATAGAACAGGCCATCACGCACCTTGATATCGCGGAACCCGACGCGTTGAGGGATCACCTCCAATACGGTGCCGCTTGGGTCTTTAAGCGTGATAAACAGCTGATAGAGATAAGGGTTTTCCGCTGACCACTGGATGGGATTTGCCAGATTGATAGCAAAATGGGTCTGGGTTTGTGCGCCTTGGTACTGCTGCGCCAGGAGATTATCGTTATCAAACAGGGCATACTCGACCACGTAGTCTGCTAGCGGAGCCCCAGACAGATTCTCGATCTCCAGTGCGCAGGACAGGGTCGCGCTTTGGTAGTCAGCAGCAAAATCGGTGCGAACGGTCAGATCCTGCACGTGAACCGGCTCTTTGCCCACCAGATAGACATCACGGAAGATGCCTGCCGTCCACCACATATCCTGATCTTCAATATAGGTCGAGTCCGCCCACTGCATGACGCGCACGGCCAGCAGGTTTTCCCCAGAGTGTACGTAACCGGAGATATCAAATTCGGCGGTCAGGCGGCTGCCCTTGCTGAAACCCACATACTGGCCGTTAACGTACACTTCAAAATAGGTCTCAACCCCATCAAATTTGATGATGGTCTGTTTCCCGCTCCACTGTTCACCTAGTGTGAAACTGCGCTGGTAAGCACCGGTTGGGTTGTCTGTCGGCACGAAAGGCACATCGATCGGGAAGGGGAAGCCCTCATCGGTATATTGCAGGATGCCGTGACCTTCCATTTGCCACATGTTGGGCACCGTGATCTGGCCCCAGTCAGTCATCCTTTGTGAATAAAAGTCGTCGGGCACCAGCAGCGGGTTGGTGAAGTAGTTAAAGCTCCATTGGCCGCTGAGCGCCATAAAGTGGCTGCTGAGGGCGCGCTGAAAGGTTTGGGCACGCTTGAGTGAGTCATATGAGAAGAAGTAGGCGCGGGGGGCCATTCGGTTCTCATGCAGGTGTTGAAAGTTTTCCCAATTATTCACGTCATCTCTCCTGGTCTGAATGCTGTAGGCCGCAGTCTTGGCATGGAATGCGTCAATGCTTGGAGTGATTTTAGTAAAACATTTACTAAAATGTAGCCGATAATTTGTTTTGCTTTAACTCGATCACGCTTTATGTTCATTGTGCTGGTGGATCTGTGATCGGGTTAAAGAAATGGCTGATTGGCGTGGTAGGCGGAGAGAAGTGGCAAAATTGGCAGATTTTGAGGTAAAAAACCCGTAATTATTAGTATTTTTTACTAATAACTAAGCGGTTGGATACGGGATAGGCGTTTTAACGGGCGCAGCATGCGGCGCCCCCTACATGGCGAGAATTGAGTCGTCAGTTACTTGGTGGTTTCACGCAGCTTTAACTTGCTGGGCACGTAGACCTGTAGTGGCAGGGCACGACCATCACGGAATTTCTCCAGCAGCAGGTTGACCCCTTGGATCCCCATCATTTCCGAGTGGATACGCACGGTAGAAAGCGGTGGGAAGGTGAAACGCGCGGTCGGGATATCGTTCACGCTGATCAGGGCGATGTCCTGTGGGATTTTCAACCCCAACTCATGAATGCTGCGCAGTACCCCAATGGCAATGGAGTCTGAGGCGACAAACAGCGCGGCAGGATAATCCGCGGTTGCCAGCATTTTTTTCGCCAGCTCATAGCCGGAGGCGCTAGAGAAATCGCCACGGTAGATATCTTGATCGCGGACCACGCCTTTCAGCCGCCCATATTCCACAAAGGCCGCTTCGCGGATATCCGCTTTATTCGGCTCATCGGCACCGCCGATAAAACCGATGCGTTTGGCCCCGTGTTCAATAAAGAAGTCGATGATCTCTTTGCTGATTTTTGTCAGATCGATATCCACTGAGTCGTACTCGGTACCGGGCTCATTAAAATCAATAAAGCAGATGTTGTCGGTTAGCGCCGCTGCCTTACGCAGGATCTCAGGTGCAGGCTTGCTGACGATCAGCACGCCGGTGATCTTTTTCAAATCCGGCAGTTGGTTGTTTTTGTAGCAGTTGGTGAGTTCAATCCCCAACCTCTCGCACTGGGTTTCGATGCCGTGGCGAATGGAAAGATAATAAGGATCGTTGATTTCCATCTCTTGCTTATAGCTGTATAGCGCCAGCACGTGGTGCTGTACCACCGTGTTAGTCAGATGCTTTTTGGCACTGCTGGTCTTGTATTCCAGCTTTTCGGCAATTTCCAGAATGCGATGCTTGGTCTCTTCTTTGACGTTGAGCGTGGGATCGTCATTCAAAACCCGGGAGACCGTCGCCAATGAAACTCCTGCTTCGGCCGCGATGTCTTTCAGCGTTGCCATATCTATCCTTATCTCACAGCCTGAACGGCAAACTTCGTTATCTGGCATTGTAAGTGATGTCGGCGAACTTTCATCAGTTTTTAGTAAAAAATAAGGGTTGCGAGATTAACGGGTTCACTCTTTATGGGCCCGAAGGCCTGAAATCAATACCTTCAGGCCGTACTGTCAATAATGCCTGGTTGGATAGCGTTTTAAGCTGCTATGATTGATACTCATTAGCTTGATTTCTTTGAATTAATCGACGCGAGAAACCGTATGAAGCCTAAATCTGTCACGCTGAATGACGTCGCCGACTATTCCGGAGTGTCGTATCAAACCGTGTCACGGGTATTAAATCGTGCTGAACACGTTTCGGATAAAACCCGCGCGAAGGTCGAGCAGGCCATGGCTGCGTTGAATTACGTACCAAACCGTGTCGCACAGCAACTTGCAGGCAAACAGAGTTTTACGCTGGGGCTGGCGACCACCGAACTAGCGCTGCACGCACCTTCTCAAATCGCTTCGGCAATTAAAACGCAGGCAAACCAGATGGGATTTAACGTGGTGATTTCCATGGTGGAAGATCTTAGCGTTCAGGCCTGTCGCACTGCGATAAATGAGCTGTTGTCGCAAAGGGTAGATGGATTGCTGATTAACGTTTCGCTCTGCGCTGAAGATTCTCACGCTATTGAACAAGTTTGTGGCGAGGTGCCTGCGCTGTTTTTGGACGTCGACCCTGATTCTGATGTCTCCAGCATTCTTTTTGATCCCTATCAGGGGGCTCGACAAGGGGTAGAACATGTCGTTGCTCTTGGGCATCGTGATATAGCACTGATTACCGGGCCGCTGGTCTCGATTTCGGCACGCTTGCGCTATCAGGGGTGGCTGACTACGTTAGCAGAGCGTCAGTTGAAGCCTTGTTCGGTGCTCCATGGAGATTGGAGTGCGGCCTCCGGTTACCAGCTTGCCGGGCAGATCCTGAGCTTGCCAAAACACCCAACGGCGATCTTGGTTGCTAACGATCAAATGGCGTTAGGCGTGCTGCGTGCATTGCAGGAGTACGGGTTGCAAATTCCGGTGCAAATGTCGGTAGTGGGGTACGATGATACAGAAGACAGTGCTTATTATTACCCACCGCTGACAACCATTAAGCAGGACTTTCGGATGTTGGGGCAGGAAAGCGTTAAACGCCTGGTTCAGTGTCTGGAAGATCGACATGTGTCTCATGCCGGTTCTTTGCGTTTGAAGACCAGTCTGGTGCAAAGGCATACAACGGCGGTTATGAATCCAGAAAAGGTATCGCTGCACACTTTATCCCAGGAGTTGCTGCGTATCGCACGTCAAATCTCCGCGCTCGAGGGAAAATAGCCGCCAAAGTCAGGGATCGGTTGCGATCCCTGAGCTTAATTTGTGACTGATCTCGCTTTCCCAAGGATATTTGCTTTACACCTCTACGCGCATTGTTCATTTTATTGTTAATTGTGAGCGTATAACATTTAGAGGGAAAGCATGAACTCATCTCAAACAGGGAAATCACTCAGCGCTGTTTTATCTCGTCGAGACTGGGAAAATCCTGCCTGTACGCAATACCGTCGCCTGCCCGCGCATCCGCCATTTCAAAGTTGGCGCAATGAGCAAGATGCAAGAGAAGATAGGGTTTCAGCTCAGTCTGCTTCATTAAATGGCACCTGGAAGTTTAGCTATTTTAGTCAGCCAGAACGGGTGCCGGAGACCTGGTTACAGAACGACCTGGACAACGCTGATGAAATACAGGTGCCGTCAAACTGGCA
This genomic window contains:
- a CDS encoding LacI family DNA-binding transcriptional regulator, encoding MKPKSVTLNDVADYSGVSYQTVSRVLNRAEHVSDKTRAKVEQAMAALNYVPNRVAQQLAGKQSFTLGLATTELALHAPSQIASAIKTQANQMGFNVVISMVEDLSVQACRTAINELLSQRVDGLLINVSLCAEDSHAIEQVCGEVPALFLDVDPDSDVSSILFDPYQGARQGVEHVVALGHRDIALITGPLVSISARLRYQGWLTTLAERQLKPCSVLHGDWSAASGYQLAGQILSLPKHPTAILVANDQMALGVLRALQEYGLQIPVQMSVVGYDDTEDSAYYYPPLTTIKQDFRMLGQESVKRLVQCLEDRHVSHAGSLRLKTSLVQRHTTAVMNPEKVSLHTLSQELLRIARQISALEGK